The Populus alba chromosome 6, ASM523922v2, whole genome shotgun sequence genome contains a region encoding:
- the LOC118048175 gene encoding LOW QUALITY PROTEIN: probable L-type lectin-domain containing receptor kinase VI.1 (The sequence of the model RefSeq protein was modified relative to this genomic sequence to represent the inferred CDS: inserted 2 bases in 2 codons; deleted 2 bases in 2 codons), whose protein sequence is MASTIYLVLLFLFFCMVAEAQDVEFLFNGFNGSEANFTLDKVSITKPSGLLRLTNKTQNAVGHAFYSEKVRMLNRSSSSSMNASSFSTAFVFQIISPSKGEGGFGFAFTLSPSDRLPEAEAGHYLGLFNSTNDGFSSNYIFAVEFDTVNGFNKSTDSVGNHVGININSVDSKAGKPAAYNDDVNRLDSSEELMLDSGKPIQAWVEYNGVTNXINVTIAPMDHDKPIQPLISFQQDLSTYVKEDMYVGFSASTGNKASSHYILGWSFSTKGEAPLLNLSRLPIALQEKNSSSFRPSVIVIIASLCGVTTLLFVLLFFLTVYKIKWRQSEALEDWELECPHRFRYQDLYTATQGFKKSEIIGVGGFGAVYKGRLPTNGNEVAVKKINHNSIQGLREFTAEIESLGRLRHKNLVNLQGWCKTKNDLLLVYEFIPNGSLAGLLFSRRNNFVLSWEQRLNIVKGVAAGLLYLHEEWEQVVIHRDVKSGNVLIDAEMNGQLGDFGLARLYDHGTMSHTTNIVGTIGYLAPELTRTGQSSTGSDVYAYGILLLEVACGXKPVETSNFILIDSVIEYHRMGRIIDAADPKLNSAFVVKEMELVLGLGLLCSHRKPKARPTMRQVIRYLNWEDKLPVFDDLGSPDSLRGSTKSMEVSVSSNTITGSFPSSSIGHMTSSFIDAGR, encoded by the exons ATGGCCTCGACGATCTATTTAGTTTTgttgttcttattcttttgtatGGTTGCTGAGGCTCAAGATGTAGAATTCCTCTTCAATGGATTCAATGGAAGTGAAGCAAACTTCACACTTGATAAAGTTTCCATTACCAAGCCTAGTGGTTTACTAAGGCTCACCAACAAAACGCAAAATGCTGTAGGACATGCATTTTATTCCGAAAAAGTACGGATGCTTAACAGAAGTTCATCTTCGTCTATGAATGCTTCTTCCTTCAGCACAGCTTTTGTCTTTCAGATTATCTCTCCATCCAAAGGTGAGGGAGGATTCGGCTTTGCTTTCACCTTATCTCCCTCCGATCGGCTTCCTGAGGCTGAGGCAGGGCATTACCTTGGTCTTTTCAACTCTACAAACGATGGTTTCTCCTCCAACTATATTTTTGCTGTTGAATTCGACACAGTTAATGGATTCAACAAGAGTACAGACTCTGTAGGCAATCATGTCGGAATCAACATCAACAGCGTGGATTCAAAAGCAGGAAAACCAGCTGCTTATAACGACGACGTAAACCGGCTTGATTCATCTGAAGAATTGATGTTGGACAGTGGTAAACCTATTCAAGCTTGGGTCGAATATAATGGTGTGACTA GTATTAACGTAACAATAGCTCCCATGGACCATGACAAACCGATTCAACCACTCATTTCCTTCCAACAAGATCTAAGCACTTATGTTAAGGAGGATATGTATGTTGGTTTCTCCGCCTCTACTGGAAATAAGGCGAGCTCTCATTACATACTGGGATGGAGTTTTTCCACCAAGGGAGAAGCCCCTCTACTAAATCTTTCTCGGCTTCCTATCGCACTGCAGGAGAAAAATTCATCGTCTTTCCGACCCTCAGTGATTGTTATTATCGCATCTTTATGCGGTGTGACCACTCTTCTGTTTGTACTACTGTTCTTTCTTACGGTGTATAAAATAAAGTGGCGGCAATCTGAGGCTCTTGAAGACTGG GAATTGGAGTGTCCGCACAGGTTTCGCTATCAAGATCTTTATACAGCAACTCAGGGTTTTAAAAAGAGTGAGATCATCGGAGTTGGTGGGTTTGGCGCAGTGTACAAAGGTAGATTGCCTACAAATGGAAATGAAGTTGCTGTTAAGAAGATCAATCACAACTCAATCCAGGGTTTGAGAGAATTCACTGCAGAGATTGAAAGCCTGGGACGTTTACGGCACAAGAACTTGGTGAATCTCCAAGGATGGTGCAAGACAAAAAATGACCTCCTCCTAGTTTATGAGTTCATCCCAAATGGAAGCCTGGCCGGTCTCCTCTTCAGTCGGAGAAACAACTTTGTATTGAGCTGGGAGCAAAGATTGAATATTGTTAAAGGCGTTGCAGCAGGGCTTTTGTATTTGCATGAGGAATGGGAGCAAGTGGTGATTCACAGAGATGTCAAGTCAGGCAATGTCTTGATAGATGCAGAAATGAACGGGCAGCTAGGAGACTTTGGTCTAGCCAGGTTGTATGATCATGGCACGATGTCGCACACCACAAATATTGTTGGCACGATAGGGTATCTTGCACCTGAACTGACACGCACCGGTCAGTCTTCTACCGGCTCCGATGTGTATGCATACGGTATTTTGCTTCTTGAAGTGGCTTGTG AGAAACCCGTTGAAACTAGCAACTTCATTCTGATAGATTCAGTGATTGAATACCATCGAATGGGT AGAATTATCGATGCAGCTGATCCAAAGCTGAACTCTGCATTCGTGGTCAAAGAAATGGAGTTGGTGCTGGGGTTGGGTCTTCTTTGCTCTCATCGCAAACCTAAAGCCAGGCCAACCATGAGACAAGTTATACGGTATCTTAACTGGGAAGATAAGCTTCCTGTATTTGATGATTTGGGCTCTCCTGATTCTCTGCGTGGGAGCACAAAATCTATGGAAGTTTCGGTTTCCAGTAACACGATCACAGGATCATTTCCTTCATCTTCTATCGGTCACATGACTTCTAGTTTTATAGATGCCGGCAGGTAG
- the LOC118048288 gene encoding uncharacterized protein — translation MAAYAEDTSDRIRFCWEQSPGNPRDRDRDDIQEAETPLRTLPPCSCHLQKAAAKNGDHSCIVNLMIVMMDVMLMLMTAMMVERLMCFQMLLSSTEAIDIAQKSVEGHGLDRLNLESVDSAENRSLNFTMERFLPDITALAASSALCALNNSDKKLPYPYNYSEEYVSRTVGRSYPSHKGCGLEVLLPWCMEHKLCGVKSFLRQVSPKVHPQYCSTK, via the exons ATGGCAGCTTATGCTGAG GATACGAGTGATAGGATCCGATTTTGTTGGGAACAATCTCCTGGCAACCCCAGGGATAGGGATAGAGATGATATCCAGGAAGCAGAAACTCCTCTGCGGACGCTCCCACCATGCAGTTGTCATCTACAAAAGGCAGCAGCAAAAAACGGTGATCACAGTTGTATCGTCAACTTGATGATCGTGATGATGGATGTGATGCTGATGTTGATGACGGCGATGATGGTGGAGAGGTTGATGTGTTTTCAAATGCTATTATCATCGACAGAAGCAATAGATATTGCACAGAAATCTGTGGAAGGGCACGGATTAGACAGGCTAAATTTAGAGAGTGTGGACTCAGCTGAAAACCGGTCTCTAAATTTCACGATGGAGCGGTTTCTTCCAGATATCACTGCATTAGCTGCATCATCTGCGCTTTGCGCGTTGAATAATTCTGATAAGAAGCTTCCCTATCCATACAATTATTCAGAGGAGTACGTTTCAAGAACAGTCGGACGATCATATCCTTCACATAAAGGCTGTGGCCTAGAAGTTCTACTCCCATGGTGCATGGAGCACAAGCTCTGTGGTGTAAAGAGTTTCTTGAGACAGGTCTCACCAAAAGTTCATCCTCAGTATTgttctacaaaataa